A stretch of the Vitis riparia cultivar Riparia Gloire de Montpellier isolate 1030 chromosome 13, EGFV_Vit.rip_1.0, whole genome shotgun sequence genome encodes the following:
- the LOC117928400 gene encoding uncharacterized protein LOC117928400, translating into MYVETLVNGKATKALVDTGATHNFVSKDEAKLLELQASKEEGWLKAINSAVKPSHGVACGVAMHISSWEGMVDFTVAPMDDFKMVLGMDFLQKVKAVQLPFLCSIAILKEEKSCMVLTVTEGSPKTPMLSAMQRLSPRREKDHKIELEPGAQPPTMRPYRMALLELEELKRQLKELLDAGFIQPSKAPYGTPVLFKKKHDRSLRMCIDYQAFNKVTLDKFVVVYLDDIVIYNNTLKKHVENLRKVFKILIQNELYVKKEKCSFAKEEVSFLGHRIKYGKLMMDDSKVKAIQEWDPPTKVVTKELVLALPSHTKVFEVHTDASDVAIGGVLMQDRHLFVFESHKLNDIERRYTVQEKEMTAIVHCLRT; encoded by the exons ATGTATGTAGAGACCCTTGTAAATGGGAAGGCCACCAAAGCCCTGGTAGACACTGGTGCCACTCATAACTTTGTCTCGAAGGATGAGGCAAAGCTGCTAGAGCTCCAAGCATCTAAGGAAGAAGGTTGGCTTAAGGCAATTAATTCAGCTGTCAAGCCATCACACGGAGTAGCTTGTGGGGTGGCTATGCACATCAGCTCATGGGAAGGAATGGTCGACTTCACAGTGGCACCTATGGATGACTTCAAGATGGTACTGGGAATGGACTTCTTACAGAAGGTCAAGGCCGTGCAACTACCCTTCTTATGCTCAATAGCTATCTTAAAGGAGGAGAAGTCATGCATGGTCCTTACAGTCACCGAAGGTTCGCCCAAGACCCCTATGTTATCGGCCATGCAA AGACTCTCTCCTAGAAGAGAAAAGGATCATAAGATTGAGTTGGAGCCAGGAGCTCAGCCCCCTACTATGAGGCCATATAGAATGGCATTGCTCGAGCTGGAGGAGCTAAAGAGACAACTTAAGGAGTTGTTGGACGCCGGgttcatccaaccatccaagGCTCCCTATGGCACTCCAGTCTTGTTTAAGAAGAAGCATGATAGGTCTTTACGAATGTGCATTGACTATCAGGCATTCAACAAAGTAACG TTAGACAAGTTCGTGGTGGTATACTTGGATGACATAGTCATCTACAATAACACCTTGAAAAAGCATGTAGAGAATTTGAGGAAGGTCTTTAAGATCCTAATACAGAATGAGCTATATGTAAAGAAGGAGAAATGCTCATTTGCTAAGGAAGAAGTGAGCTTCCTAGGGCATCGCATCAAATATGGCAAGCTGATGATGGATGATAGCAAAGTGAAAGCCATCCAGGAATGGGATCCACCAACCAAG GTTGTGACTAAGGAGTTGGTGTTGGCATTACCCAGCCACACCAAGGTTTTTGAGGTACACACGGATGCCTCAGACGTCGCTATAGGGGGAGTCCTTATGCAAGATAGGCATTTGTTCGTCTTCGAGAGTCACAAGCTAAATGACATTGAGAGGCGCTACACGGTTCAAGAAAAGGAGATGACTGCCATCGTCCATTGCTTGCGTACTTAG